One Malania oleifera isolate guangnan ecotype guangnan chromosome 9, ASM2987363v1, whole genome shotgun sequence DNA segment encodes these proteins:
- the LOC131164947 gene encoding coatomer subunit zeta-2-like: MANLSIHQESCPSIKNLLLLDSEGKRVAVKYYSDDWPTNSAKLAFEKSIFTKTQKTNARNEAEIAMFESSIVVYKFVQDLHFFVTGGDDENELILAAVLQAFSDAVTLLLRNNVDKREALENLDLILLCLDEIVDGGMILETDPLVIEGKVAIHSLDAVAPLSEQTITQALATARVQFARSLLS, translated from the exons ATGGCGAATTTGTCCATCCATCAA GAGTCATGCCCTTCAATAAAGAACCTTCTTCTTTTGGATTCCGAGGGTAAGCGTGTGGCCGTCAAATACTATTCCGATGATTGGCCAACAAACAGCGCGAAGTTAGCTTTTGAAAAATCTATCTTCACTAAAACTCAAAAGACAAATGCTCGGAATGAAG CGGAGATAGCAATGTTTGAGAGCAGCATTGTTGTCTATAAGTTTGTCCAGGACCTGCACTTTTTTGTGACTGGTGGTGATGATGAAAATGAACTAATCTTAGCAGCTGTTCTTCAGGCATTCTCTGATGCTGTTACTCTCCTCCTCAG GAATAATGTTGACAAAAGGGAGGCTCTGGAGAACTTGGATCTCATTCTTTTATGCCTTGATGAGATTGTTGATGGGGG GATGATTCTTGAAACAGATCCCCTTGTTATTGAAGGGAAAGTAGCTATTCATAGCTTGGATGCTGTTGCACCGTTGTCTGAGCAG ACTATAACTCAAGCATTGGCCACTGCACGTGTACAGTTTGCAAGATCTCTTCTGAGCTGA
- the LOC131164945 gene encoding mitochondrial carrier protein CoAc1-like, which translates to MGPSEESALPSNNAGLVDGSSTHGSVRFIDSLPVHVKEFIAGGAAGAFANTAVALLDRSKILLQTRIEGFHSLRLCPSLKKLLKHEGVQGPYKGSGANVLSIVPYAAIYYMTFERCRYWVLKNYPSFGSGPCLDLLAGSAAGGAAVLCTYPLDLARTKLAYQAMDKRQSFRTGTSAIHSHAAYYCLQDVLKNVYKEGGVRALYQGIGPTLVGVLPYAGLKFYVYEELKRQVPEEHQKSITMQLSCGAVAGFLGQTFTYPLDVVREQMQVESLHEGDARYKKNTMERLINIVRNPGCRQLFAGLKINYMKAVPSAAIGFTAYDMMKSWMCVTSQQKF; encoded by the exons ATGGGTCCTTCAGAGGAGTCGGCATTGCCCTCAAATAATGCTGGGCTTGTTGATGGCTCCTCTACCCATGGAAGTGTCCGCTTCATTGATTCTCTGCCCGTTCACGTCAAAGAGTTCATTGCAGGTGGCGCCGCCGGTGCCTTCGCAAATACCGCCGTCGCGCTGCTCGACCGGAGTAAGATACTTCTGCAG ACAAGAATTGAAGGGTTTCATTCTCTACGGTTGTGCCCATCCCTGAAGAAGTTACTGAAGCATGAAGGTGTACAAGGGCCTTATAA AGGAAGTGGCGCCAATGTCCTCAGTATAGTTCCCTATGCAGCAATATATTACATGACGTTTGAGCGGTGTCGATATTGGGTTTTGAAAAACTACCCTTCCTTTGGATCGGGGCCTTGTTTGGATCTTTTAGCTGGCTCTGCAGCTGGAGGGGCAGCAGTTTTATGCACATACCCCCTGGATTTAGCTCGAACCAAGCTTGCTTATCAG gccATGGACAAGAGACAAAGTTTCAGGACTGGAACGAGTGCTATTCATTCCCATGCTGCATATTACTGTTTGCAAGATGTCCTTAAGAATGTCTACAAGGAAGGTGGAGTGCGGGCTCTGTATCAAGGCATAG GTCCAACACTTGTGGGAGTGCTTCCTTATGCTGGCTTAAAGTTCTATGTATATGAAGAGCTTAAGAGACAGGTTCCTGAAGAACACCAAAAGTCCATCACAATGCAACTTTCTTGTGGAGCTGTGGCTGGGTTTCTTGGGCAGACCTTCACATACCCATTGGATGTTGTTCGGGAACAAATGCAG GTTGAGAGTCTACATGAGGGTGATGCCAGATACAAGAAGAACACAATGGAACGGTTGATCAATATTGTGCGTAATCCAGGATGTAGACAGTTGTTTGCAGGCCTGAAGATTAATTATATGAAG GCTGTTCCCTCGGCAGCCATTGGTTTCACAGCATATGACATGATGaagtcttggatgtgtgttacaTCTCAGCAAAAGTTTTGA
- the LOC131164946 gene encoding EPIDERMAL PATTERNING FACTOR-like protein 5: MKRRLYCFLVVLQVVSWVSAASRPFASNDGHSLPQQGTTHSRQPTQTTSSSQQVFKGRERGEGLGKMKEAETYYSGRGGEKKIGSRPPNCENKCYGCSPCEAVQVPTTSASGHVGVQYANYEPEGWKCKCGPSFYTP, translated from the exons ATGAAGAGAAGACTCTATTGTTTTTTGGTGGTTCTGCAAGTGGTGAGTTGGGTTTCTGCTGCCAGCAGGCCTTTTGCCTCAAATGATGGCCATAGTCTTCCTCAACAAG GCACCACCCACAGCCGCCAGCCAACACAAACTACATCAAGTTCTCAAcag GTTTTTAAGGGTAGAGAAAGAGGGGAAGGATTGGGAAAGATGAAGGAAGCAGAAACATATTACAGTGGACGAGGAGGAGAGAAGAAAATAGGGTCAAGGCCACCAAACTGTGAGAACAAGTGTTACGGGTGCAGTCCATGTGAAGCAGTGCAAGTGCCCACCACCAGTGCCAGCGGTCATGTGGGAGTCCAATATGCTAATTATGAACCCGAGGGTTGGAAGTGCAAGTGTGGCCCCTCCTTTTACACCCCTTGA